In Candidatus Roseilinea sp., one DNA window encodes the following:
- a CDS encoding hypothetical protein (possible pseudo, internal stop codon), with protein sequence MGITLAYYLAQGGQHVEVFEASPTLGGLAGPIVLPDGVEVDRFYHAVLSSDVHLRALCSELGIADQLRFKETRTGFYHDGRIYSMNNIVEFLRFPPLGLIDRLRLGLTVLNAQRVTNWHDLEGISVEDWLIKWSGRNTYESVWRPMLKAKFDGNFGDVPATWIWSRLVRVKSTRKGASQK encoded by the coding sequence ATGGGCATTACCCTGGCTTATTACTTGGCTCAGGGGGGACAACACGTCGAGGTCTTTGAAGCTTCTCCCACACTAGGCGGACTGGCCGGGCCGATTGTGTTGCCTGACGGCGTGGAGGTGGATCGTTTCTACCACGCCGTCCTGTCGAGCGACGTGCATCTGAGAGCGTTGTGCTCCGAGTTGGGCATCGCTGATCAACTGCGATTCAAGGAAACCCGGACCGGTTTCTACCATGATGGCAGGATCTACTCGATGAACAACATTGTCGAGTTCCTCAGATTTCCGCCGCTCGGTCTGATAGATCGTTTGCGTTTAGGGCTTACTGTGCTAAATGCTCAGCGCGTGACGAATTGGCACGACCTTGAGGGAATAAGTGTAGAGGACTGGTTGATCAAATGGAGCGGTCGCAATACCTATGAGAGTGTCTGGCGTCCGATGCTCAAGGCAAAGTTCGACGGCAATTTCGGTGACGTGCCGGCGACTTGGATATGGTCCCGTCTCGTAAGAGTAAAGTCCACCCGCAAGGGAGCGAGCCAGAAATAA
- a CDS encoding oxidoreductase, producing MDKIRVGVVGVGRMGSNHCRVFSALRHVELVGVYDLSYEVGDRVARQFEMHYFDDLEHLLSNIEAVSIAAPTPLHFELAIRCIERGVHVFIEKPITRTLEEASALVDVAERSDVIVQVGHIERFNPAYRELRNVIDSLDVLAIDIRRLSAFSRSNKDVDVMLDLMVHDADLAMDLTAEQPVYISAQGFSALSDQIDYANVQLRFDSGLLLTLTASRVTEEKVRQIEVTAREAYVIADLLNKSVAVHRRTIGEYVQRGVHGYRQESIVEKIYVPSFEPLYLELEHFTDCVIQHRPPLVSVRDGLRALQLTLQIRDALYSDHSKVDRAANRLLSHT from the coding sequence ATGGACAAAATCCGAGTAGGCGTTGTCGGCGTCGGCCGGATGGGTAGCAACCACTGCAGGGTCTTCTCCGCTCTGCGGCATGTAGAGCTGGTGGGTGTATACGATCTCTCCTACGAAGTAGGAGATCGAGTCGCTCGGCAGTTCGAGATGCATTACTTCGATGATCTGGAGCACCTGCTCAGTAATATCGAGGCGGTAAGTATTGCTGCGCCTACGCCGCTGCATTTTGAGCTGGCGATACGTTGCATCGAACGAGGGGTACATGTCTTTATTGAGAAGCCCATTACTCGTACTCTCGAAGAGGCTAGTGCACTAGTAGATGTGGCAGAGCGCAGCGACGTGATCGTACAAGTGGGGCACATCGAGCGTTTCAATCCTGCATATCGTGAGTTACGGAACGTAATTGATAGCTTGGATGTTTTGGCAATTGACATTCGTCGCCTAAGCGCATTCTCTAGGAGTAACAAAGATGTAGACGTAATGCTCGATCTGATGGTTCACGATGCCGATTTGGCCATGGATTTGACTGCAGAGCAGCCGGTGTATATCAGTGCACAGGGCTTTAGCGCATTGAGCGATCAAATTGACTACGCTAACGTGCAATTGCGCTTTGATTCAGGTTTGTTGTTAACTTTGACTGCTTCGCGAGTCACCGAAGAAAAGGTGCGCCAAATCGAGGTTACTGCTCGTGAGGCCTACGTGATAGCAGATTTGCTCAATAAGTCGGTTGCCGTGCATCGCCGTACGATCGGCGAGTATGTTCAGCGCGGAGTGCATGGGTATCGCCAGGAGAGCATTGTCGAGAAGATTTACGTCCCAAGTTTTGAGCCGCTTTACCTCGAGTTAGAACATTTCACCGACTGCGTCATCCAGCATCGCCCACCATTAGTCTCAGTGAGAGATGGTTTGCGCGCCTTGCAATTGACTCTGCAAATCAGGGACGCTCTGTACTCAGATCACAGCAAGGTTGACAGAGCTGCGAATCGGTTGCTGTCTCATACTTAA
- a CDS encoding glycosyl transferase gives MNISIIVPCEEEGIEKLREDFLPVVCELALSEPVEVIFVDDGSKDKTWDLLIQTFGKLERQSGLTFKFEHHPVNRGLGAAIRTGLAASGGDVVVTTDSDGTYRFTSIPTLLRYLKPGVDIVTASPYHPEGAVVGVPGYRLLLSQGASLLYRLILAGLGMNVHTYTALYRAYRRPVVDSVKFESNGFLAGTELMVKAMLMGYRVAEYPTVLYSRQHGISKAKLARIVRAHLSFQWKVLLHRLGVRPLVERQSYVAAVNARQAETSACTQP, from the coding sequence TTGAACATCTCAATCATCGTACCCTGTGAAGAGGAGGGCATTGAGAAACTGCGCGAAGATTTTCTGCCAGTTGTATGCGAATTGGCCTTGTCTGAACCGGTTGAGGTTATATTCGTGGACGATGGCAGCAAGGATAAGACTTGGGATCTGCTCATTCAGACATTTGGCAAGCTTGAACGACAGTCGGGCTTGACCTTCAAATTTGAGCATCACCCGGTCAACCGAGGCTTGGGCGCAGCAATACGCACAGGGTTAGCCGCCTCCGGTGGCGATGTTGTCGTCACAACCGATAGCGACGGCACCTATAGGTTCACTTCCATTCCAACGTTGCTCCGCTACCTAAAACCAGGTGTGGACATAGTGACCGCGTCGCCCTATCACCCAGAGGGAGCCGTGGTGGGAGTCCCTGGTTATCGGCTTTTGCTGAGTCAAGGAGCGTCACTACTCTATCGCTTGATCCTCGCTGGGTTGGGTATGAATGTGCATACCTATACAGCGCTGTACCGTGCTTATCGCCGACCAGTAGTGGATAGTGTCAAGTTTGAGTCGAATGGTTTTCTGGCCGGCACGGAGCTCATGGTCAAAGCGATGTTGATGGGTTACCGAGTGGCTGAGTATCCGACTGTGCTGTATTCACGCCAGCATGGGATATCGAAAGCGAAGTTGGCGCGCATCGTTCGCGCTCACTTGAGCTTCCAGTGGAAGGTGCTTCTCCATCGGCTCGGGGTACGGCCTCTGGTTGAAAGACAATCATACGTTGCAGCGGTCAATGCTCGGCAAGCGGAGACGAGCGCTTGCACACAGCCCTGA
- a CDS encoding hypothetical protein (possible pseudo, frameshifted), producing MDNTSGTRYADVASWELSDSLWARIEPLLPQPKSRYRGRGRQRKHIGGRPAADRRKTMTGILYALRTGIPWNAMPKEYGSGKTVHRYFQRWVQAGVFKRMWQAGLAEYDEVKGIAWKWQAGDGAMTKAPLGGEKTGKNPTDRAKRGVKRSLLVDEQGVPLSIVVSGANTPDSALLESTLDAMPVERPDPQTVPQNLCLDKAYSGEPCRQVAQAHGYEIHVPDKENAQKNAGASRADASRAAGWSK from the coding sequence ATGGATAATACCAGTGGGACGCGATACGCCGACGTTGCAAGTTGGGAGCTGTCTGATAGTCTGTGGGCGCGCATTGAACCGTTGTTGCCCCAACCGAAGTCGCGCTATCGCGGACGCGGACGGCAGCGCAAACACATCGGTGGGCGGCCGGCAGCAGACCGGCGCAAGACCATGACCGGCATCTTGTACGCGCTGCGAACCGGCATTCCGTGGAACGCCATGCCGAAAGAGTATGGATCGGGAAAGACAGTCCATCGCTACTTTCAGCGCTGGGTGCAGGCGGGCGTCTTCAAGCGCATGTGGCAGGCGGGTTTGGCGGAGTATGACGAGGTCAAAGGGATCGCCTGGAAGTGGCAAGCGGGCGACGGGGCGATGACCAAGGCCCCGCTGGGGGGCGAAAAGACAGGCAAAAACCCTACGGATCGCGCCAAAAGGGGCGTCAAGCGCAGTCTGTTGGTGGATGAGCAGGGTGTGCCGTTGTCGATCGTGGTCAGCGGGGCGAACACGCCGGATAGCGCGTTGCTGGAGTCCACGCTGGATGCCATGCCGGTGGAGCGACCTGACCCGCAAACCGTCCCGCAGAATCTGTGTCTGGACAAAGCTTACAGCGGCGAACCCTGCCGTCAGGTGGCGCAGGCACATGGCTACGAAATCCATGTGCCGGACAAGGAGAACGCCCAAAAAAACGCCGGCGCAAGCCGGGCCGACGCAAGTCGCGCCGCTGGGTGGTCGAAGTGA
- a CDS encoding membrane protein, whose protein sequence is MNQGQPLSDILSKKLALSPFRAVFAESRGGLLLVMLAAVLWGTVGVTTKSLYVSSLTNPLSVGFFRLALSAPALLAACWLAIGARTFAIARRDGGAVVMIGAMMALYQACYFAAIPRVGVAIATLVTLCTAPVIVAALSALFMRERLTRAVGGAMMCALAGTALLVGIAPGTGPLQADTPAGVLLALGSATAYAVLTLCSRQLANRYHPLQPIAIGFTLGALALGAFAMVSPGGLVVSYPAAGWLRLLYLGLVPTAFGYFVFLAGMRTTPATVATIATLVEPLTSTFLAWLFFDEQLGPTSWLGALLLLAAMVVLYRDGR, encoded by the coding sequence ATGAATCAAGGTCAACCTCTATCGGACATTCTTTCAAAGAAGCTCGCCTTGTCTCCGTTCAGAGCCGTCTTTGCCGAGTCACGCGGCGGGTTGCTCCTGGTGATGCTCGCTGCCGTGCTCTGGGGCACGGTCGGTGTCACAACGAAATCGCTCTACGTCTCATCCTTAACCAATCCACTGTCGGTTGGGTTTTTCCGGTTGGCGCTGTCGGCGCCGGCGTTGCTGGCGGCGTGCTGGCTGGCAATTGGCGCGCGCACGTTCGCCATCGCCCGGCGCGATGGCGGCGCCGTGGTCATGATCGGCGCGATGATGGCGCTGTATCAGGCGTGCTATTTCGCCGCCATCCCGCGCGTGGGCGTTGCGATTGCGACGCTGGTCACGCTGTGTACTGCGCCGGTGATCGTCGCGGCGCTGTCGGCGTTGTTCATGCGCGAGCGGCTCACGCGCGCCGTCGGCGGGGCGATGATGTGCGCGTTGGCCGGCACGGCGTTGCTGGTCGGCATTGCGCCCGGCACCGGTCCGTTGCAGGCAGATACACCGGCCGGCGTGTTGCTCGCGCTCGGCTCGGCCACGGCATATGCCGTGCTGACGCTGTGCAGCCGGCAGTTGGCCAATCGCTACCATCCGTTGCAGCCGATCGCAATTGGCTTCACGCTGGGCGCGCTGGCGCTGGGCGCGTTCGCCATGGTGTCGCCGGGCGGGCTGGTCGTGAGCTACCCCGCTGCCGGCTGGCTGCGCCTGCTCTATCTCGGCCTGGTGCCGACCGCGTTCGGCTATTTCGTCTTCCTGGCCGGAATGCGCACCACGCCGGCGACCGTCGCGACTATCGCTACGCTGGTCGAGCCACTCACCTCGACCTTTCTGGCATGGCTGTTCTTCGATGAGCAACTCGGGCCGACCAGCTGGCTGGGCGCGCTGCTGTTGCTTGCCGCGATGGTCGTGCTGTATCGCGACGGCCGGTGA
- a CDS encoding hypothetical protein (possible pseudo, internal stop codon) encodes MAAEIEATGGKVNLSTPVQEVIIEKTPQGERAIGLRVNDQFLACDAVVVTSQVPIFLRLIPAANKSYRDFLGRTEYLGIVCPLMVLDKPLTGYWTLNITDDRAPFTGII; translated from the coding sequence ATGGCAGCCGAGATCGAAGCCACCGGCGGCAAAGTGAATCTGAGTACGCCGGTTCAAGAAGTGATCATTGAGAAGACTCCTCAGGGTGAGCGTGCAATCGGACTGAGAGTAAATGACCAGTTCTTGGCATGCGATGCGGTAGTGGTCACATCACAAGTGCCGATCTTTCTCCGACTTATCCCAGCTGCCAATAAAAGTTATCGTGACTTCCTGGGCAGAACCGAATATCTCGGCATTGTTTGCCCATTGATGGTGTTGGACAAACCACTGACAGGATACTGGACGCTCAATATCACTGACGACCGCGCGCCTTTTACAGGAATTATTTAG
- a CDS encoding aldehyde dehydrogenase, with product MRHLPPLVDLIAGQTSAPDVALGVWLEDPNTGERLQEQMATNDGQLERALAAAWRVHQEGSWARLPVDERAGYLAAMSAELDKRKDRIAQLEALTTGAVIRLTRMLGVITTGAWLLAIEQMKTTGATGFMDGPNGRTVEIHRLPWGPALALVPWNAPAPMAAHKVANALAAGCPTILKPSEWAPHGCDIFVEAAQAAGLPPGVFQVVHGGPSVGGRLVKDRRIKAVSYTGGLAGGRAIAHACAEDFKPAQLELGGNNPMVVLEDADLDTAAQGVVNLLVSLNGQWCRALGRLIVHERIADALLERALDRLSHVRIGDSLSPESDMGPLIHSQHKAKIASQLGALIEKGGTAHRSTPLPDLPGHFFAPTLVTGVPAEEATEEIFGPVATVHTFATDDEALALANGTPYGLEAYVFTRDEARGLALGRRIHAGGVKVNGSSMLSLNLFAPRPAWGWSGFAEEGTIETFRFFCGTRVVGVEG from the coding sequence ATGCGACATCTCCCGCCTCTCGTTGACTTGATCGCCGGCCAGACCAGTGCGCCCGACGTGGCGCTGGGCGTCTGGCTCGAAGACCCGAACACTGGCGAGCGTCTGCAAGAGCAAATGGCCACGAACGATGGCCAGCTCGAACGCGCCCTGGCGGCGGCCTGGCGCGTGCATCAGGAGGGCAGCTGGGCGCGCCTGCCGGTGGACGAGCGCGCTGGCTACCTGGCCGCGATGAGCGCCGAGCTGGATAAACGCAAAGACCGCATTGCGCAGCTCGAGGCGCTGACCACCGGCGCGGTGATCCGCCTGACCCGCATGCTCGGCGTCATCACCACCGGTGCGTGGCTGTTGGCCATCGAGCAGATGAAGACGACCGGCGCGACCGGTTTCATGGACGGGCCGAACGGTCGCACCGTCGAGATCCACCGCTTGCCCTGGGGGCCGGCGCTGGCGCTGGTGCCGTGGAACGCGCCTGCGCCGATGGCGGCGCACAAAGTGGCCAACGCGCTGGCCGCCGGCTGTCCGACCATCCTAAAGCCGAGCGAGTGGGCGCCGCACGGCTGCGATATATTCGTCGAGGCGGCCCAAGCCGCCGGCCTGCCCCCTGGCGTGTTTCAGGTGGTGCATGGCGGGCCGTCGGTCGGCGGTCGGCTGGTCAAAGACCGGCGCATCAAAGCGGTGAGCTATACCGGCGGCTTGGCTGGCGGCCGCGCCATTGCGCACGCCTGCGCCGAGGACTTCAAGCCGGCGCAGCTCGAACTGGGCGGCAACAACCCGATGGTGGTGTTGGAAGACGCCGACCTAGACACGGCAGCGCAAGGCGTGGTGAACCTGCTCGTCTCGTTGAACGGGCAATGGTGCCGCGCCTTGGGCCGGCTGATCGTCCACGAGCGCATCGCCGATGCCCTGCTTGAGCGGGCGCTGGATCGGCTGAGCCACGTGCGGATTGGTGATTCGCTCTCGCCGGAGAGCGACATGGGGCCGCTGATCCACTCTCAGCATAAAGCGAAGATCGCGTCTCAGCTCGGGGCGCTGATCGAAAAGGGCGGCACGGCGCATCGCAGCACGCCACTGCCCGATCTGCCCGGCCACTTCTTCGCGCCGACGTTGGTGACCGGTGTGCCTGCCGAAGAGGCGACCGAGGAGATCTTCGGCCCGGTTGCTACCGTTCACACTTTTGCGACCGATGATGAGGCGCTGGCGCTGGCCAACGGCACGCCCTACGGCCTGGAGGCGTATGTGTTCACGCGCGACGAGGCGCGCGGGTTGGCGCTGGGCCGCCGCATTCACGCCGGCGGGGTGAAGGTCAACGGCAGCAGTATGCTGAGCCTGAACCTGTTTGCGCCGCGGCCGGCCTGGGGGTGGAGCGGCTTCGCCGAGGAGGGCACCATCGAGACCTTCCGCTTCTTCTGCGGCACGCGCGTCGTCGGTGTGGAAGGGTAA
- a CDS encoding hypothetical protein (possible pseudo, internal stop codon) — MGGHHLVYLPKYTAPGSDWQNRSDEEIQAIWLESLRLMFPEFDLRSVRYFMVHRERYVEPLHGLNSTGLIPTVQTPIDRLFLVTTAQIYPALTNGESVSRHSHEAADTILTCMAASSRQVAFAPPQAVTHDHPLQLHRP, encoded by the coding sequence GTGGGCGGCCACCACCTGGTGTATTTGCCCAAATACACTGCGCCGGGCAGTGACTGGCAGAACAGGTCAGATGAAGAGATTCAGGCCATCTGGCTAGAGAGCCTCAGGCTGATGTTCCCCGAATTTGACCTGAGGTCTGTGCGTTACTTTATGGTGCATCGTGAGCGTTACGTCGAACCGCTGCACGGATTGAACTCGACCGGTCTCATTCCAACGGTTCAGACACCTATAGATCGTCTCTTCCTAGTTACAACGGCGCAAATTTACCCTGCCTTGACCAACGGCGAATCTGTAAGCCGGCATAGCCACGAAGCAGCCGACACGATTTTGACTTGTATGGCTGCATCATCCAGACAGGTAGCCTTTGCACCGCCACAGGCGGTGACCCATGACCACCCATTACAACTCCACCGCCCCTAG
- a CDS encoding UDP-N-acetyl glucosamine 2-epimerase: MSETFFDELGVPAPDYNLEVGSGSHAQQTASMLMKLEEVLLKECPDLVIIRGDTNSTLAGALAASKLNIPIAHIEAGERSFNRLMPEEINRIVSDHLSSVLFAVSETAASHLAAEGLTRDVYVTGDVMLDANLQHRSLARRKSDVLQRLNLEPGKYALVTVHRAANTDDPCRLRNIVDALNAVRETVVFPVHPRTRKALDCLGTSFAPHVKVIPPAGYYDMMVLEENARIIATDSGGGGVQREAYFFAKPCLTLREETEWTETVEAGWNKLVGVDCHAIVSAWYTFTPPTTHPPVLGDGTAAPRIVRILEQKFGGMK; encoded by the coding sequence ATGTCAGAGACTTTCTTCGACGAGCTGGGTGTGCCTGCACCTGACTACAACTTGGAAGTCGGGTCGGGATCGCACGCGCAGCAAACGGCATCAATGCTGATGAAACTGGAGGAGGTGTTGCTGAAGGAGTGTCCTGACTTGGTGATCATCCGCGGCGACACGAATTCAACCTTGGCCGGCGCATTAGCAGCGAGCAAGCTCAACATCCCAATCGCTCACATCGAAGCAGGTGAGCGCAGCTTTAACCGACTCATGCCCGAGGAGATCAACCGCATTGTGTCGGATCATCTGTCTAGTGTGCTTTTCGCTGTTAGTGAAACTGCTGCAAGTCATCTGGCTGCAGAGGGACTTACGCGGGACGTGTATGTGACGGGTGATGTCATGCTCGATGCGAACTTGCAGCACCGTTCTCTTGCCCGAAGGAAGTCGGATGTATTGCAGCGTTTGAATCTCGAGCCGGGAAAGTACGCTTTGGTCACAGTACATCGTGCCGCCAATACAGATGATCCTTGTCGGCTGAGAAATATCGTTGATGCGCTCAATGCCGTGAGAGAAACCGTTGTCTTCCCCGTCCATCCTCGTACTCGCAAGGCACTGGATTGCCTCGGTACGAGTTTTGCGCCTCATGTCAAGGTTATTCCACCGGCTGGTTACTACGACATGATGGTGCTGGAGGAGAATGCGCGCATCATCGCTACTGATTCCGGGGGGGGGGGGGTGCAACGCGAGGCGTATTTCTTCGCCAAGCCTTGCCTTACTCTGCGCGAAGAGACTGAGTGGACAGAAACGGTAGAAGCGGGATGGAATAAGCTCGTTGGCGTAGATTGCCACGCCATCGTTTCTGCCTGGTATACCTTTACCCCTCCTACGACACATCCGCCCGTGTTAGGGGATGGGACCGCCGCACCTCGGATCGTGCGTATCCTGGAACAAAAATTTGGGGGAATGAAATGA
- a CDS encoding glycosyl transferase — MTTHYNSTAPSTMSYTRADLAFKAIAGSIGIGLVLLLALWNLTHFPAPWYDEGSHLHVPKTFVRHGVYADLSSEGYRYYGPTIGVGPTVLLPIAGVFKVFGIGLLQARLVIVIYLLATIAAFFSLARLLGNTKFASLATAIFVSSPSVALFEYGRQVLGEVPGLMFILLGLLLWFSSWHKLSWWRLVLAGVLLGLGVVTKYQYLLAIVPTLMLSWGLNLAYFRAVPHRVFLVLAITVIVVFGLWQLFTLIYLGPSTVTENFAALREFNAGAAAVFSRDLMVRALREIVSWRAFMFTLLPALGYGAYFTFRHLPDDADVSAIGDAMTRHQQWSVIFLLVTSNLVWYVVASVSWIRYAFIGLSLASLFVARLFYDLTNGLNIRALWNGIRACPGTRLRRWGQLALLGILVVMVIFPLGRITLNVMRTPLPDSFIMADYVNANVSHDALIETWEPEMGFLTDHRYHYPPQLLLIRAVRQIWQGGVPVSELYDFTALSPDYVLVGEFSRWVNVYPHERLQANYEPVTSIGRYELFKRR, encoded by the coding sequence ATGACCACCCATTACAACTCCACCGCCCCTAGCACCATGTCCTACACGCGGGCCGACCTAGCATTTAAGGCAATCGCTGGCTCCATCGGTATTGGACTGGTGCTTCTGTTGGCGCTTTGGAATCTCACACACTTCCCGGCACCGTGGTATGACGAAGGATCACACCTGCATGTGCCGAAGACGTTTGTCCGTCATGGCGTGTATGCCGACCTGAGCAGTGAGGGATACCGATACTATGGCCCAACCATCGGCGTTGGACCAACCGTGCTTCTTCCAATCGCCGGTGTCTTTAAGGTCTTCGGCATAGGACTACTGCAGGCGCGCCTGGTCATAGTGATCTACCTTTTAGCCACCATTGCTGCATTCTTTTCGCTAGCTCGATTGTTGGGTAATACAAAATTTGCATCGTTAGCCACGGCTATTTTTGTATCTTCACCCAGTGTTGCGCTATTCGAATATGGCCGTCAAGTGCTTGGTGAGGTGCCAGGGCTGATGTTCATTCTCCTTGGCTTGTTGCTCTGGTTTAGTAGTTGGCACAAGCTGTCTTGGTGGCGACTCGTACTAGCCGGTGTTCTGCTCGGTCTCGGTGTTGTGACTAAATATCAATATTTGCTGGCGATTGTGCCGACCTTGATGCTGTCATGGGGGCTGAATCTGGCCTACTTTCGCGCTGTGCCTCATCGCGTCTTCCTTGTGCTGGCTATTACCGTAATCGTCGTGTTCGGCTTGTGGCAGTTGTTTACCTTGATCTACCTTGGTCCGTCCACTGTCACTGAGAATTTCGCCGCGCTGCGCGAATTCAATGCCGGTGCGGCCGCTGTGTTCTCGCGAGACCTAATGGTTCGAGCGCTCCGCGAAATCGTCAGTTGGCGCGCATTCATGTTCACGCTTCTGCCCGCGCTCGGATATGGCGCCTATTTCACCTTTCGTCATTTACCCGATGATGCAGACGTTTCAGCTATAGGTGATGCCATGACCAGGCACCAGCAATGGAGTGTGATCTTCTTGCTTGTGACGTCAAACCTTGTGTGGTACGTCGTGGCTTCAGTCAGCTGGATTCGCTACGCCTTTATCGGTCTATCGCTTGCTTCGTTGTTCGTAGCCCGGCTATTTTACGATTTGACAAACGGCCTCAATATACGAGCCCTATGGAACGGCATACGCGCATGCCCAGGGACTCGGCTGCGCCGGTGGGGTCAGTTGGCGCTGTTGGGGATCTTGGTTGTGATGGTTATCTTCCCCCTCGGTCGGATAACGCTTAACGTGATGCGTACCCCGCTACCGGATTCATTCATCATGGCCGACTACGTGAACGCCAATGTATCTCATGATGCCTTAATAGAGACCTGGGAGCCGGAGATGGGATTCTTGACCGATCATCGCTACCACTACCCGCCGCAGCTATTGCTCATCCGAGCCGTGCGCCAGATTTGGCAGGGTGGCGTGCCCGTCTCCGAACTTTATGATTTCACGGCCCTGTCACCTGACTATGTGCTAGTTGGAGAGTTTTCCCGGTGGGTTAACGTCTATCCTCACGAGAGGCTACAGGCAAATTATGAGCCTGTTACCTCAATCGGGCGGTATGAGCTATTTAAGCGCCGGTAG